The following proteins are encoded in a genomic region of Candidatus Methylacidithermus pantelleriae:
- a CDS encoding transglutaminase family protein: MRFHIVHWTEYVYSGPALESYMELRVRPRNTSRQVVWKHRTELDPRVALELFTDYFGNWVEFASIPFRHERLTVVSRSEVETRPVPDRVTVKDLTVSQALSLCRNRKELYEWMLPSRRVPFLPDVRALAEELLPSDVPFFEALWQLSHYIGEHFSYEPGATDVTTPLEEVLVKRKGVCQDFAHVLIAIARARGLPARYVSGYIEPVGAGASPGTFANLSVASHAWAQVYSPAGEWIGLDPTNQSWEGTSHVQIAVGRDYWDVAPLRGIFKGASDQKLSVRVSVERLEDSESQSC, encoded by the coding sequence GTGAGGTTTCATATTGTTCATTGGACCGAGTACGTGTACTCGGGACCCGCGCTTGAATCCTACATGGAGTTGCGCGTTCGGCCCCGCAACACTTCCCGGCAAGTCGTTTGGAAGCATCGAACCGAACTAGATCCCCGAGTGGCGCTTGAGCTTTTTACGGATTATTTCGGTAACTGGGTAGAGTTTGCATCCATTCCGTTTCGCCACGAGCGGCTGACAGTGGTTTCTCGTTCGGAAGTGGAGACGCGTCCGGTCCCGGATCGTGTAACGGTGAAGGATCTAACCGTTTCCCAAGCGCTTAGCCTCTGCCGAAACCGCAAGGAACTCTACGAGTGGATGCTCCCATCCCGCCGGGTCCCTTTTCTTCCCGATGTCCGAGCGTTAGCCGAAGAGCTTCTTCCGTCCGACGTTCCCTTTTTTGAGGCTCTCTGGCAGCTTAGTCACTATATTGGAGAACATTTTTCTTACGAACCGGGGGCAACGGACGTTACAACTCCGCTAGAGGAGGTGCTCGTTAAGCGCAAGGGGGTGTGCCAGGATTTTGCCCATGTTCTCATCGCGATTGCGCGTGCGCGCGGGCTACCGGCTCGCTATGTATCAGGCTACATTGAGCCGGTGGGGGCAGGGGCTTCTCCCGGTACGTTTGCCAACCTGTCGGTCGCAAGTCATGCTTGGGCGCAAGTTTACAGTCCCGCAGGGGAGTGGATTGGCCTGGATCCGACGAACCAGTCTTGGGAAGGCACCAGTCACGTGCAAATTGCCGTTGGCAGGGATTATTGGGATGTAGCTCCTTTAAGGGGGATCTTTAAGGGAGCAAGCGATCAGAAGCTTTCCGTAAGAGTTAGCGTAGAGCGCTTGGAGGATTCCGAATCGCAATCCTGTTAA